A single genomic interval of Alcaligenes sp. SDU_A2 harbors:
- a CDS encoding formate dehydrogenase beta subunit, with the protein MTAITVYIPRDTAAVAMGAHQLASELAEQARLRGQDLRIVRNGSRGLLWLEPMIEVQTTEGRVAYGPVQSEDLPGLLDAGLLHGGAHALRLGLTEDIPYLKNQERLTFARVGIIDPVSVPDYIAHGGFEGLRRALSMQAAELVQEVTDSGLRGRGGAAFPTGIKWKTVLNAPAQQKYIVCNADEGDSGTFSDRMLMEGDPLCLIEGMAIAGLAVGATYGYIYVRSEYPLAIQALNQAITAARAAGWLGQDIQGSGHAFDLEVRKAAGAYICGEETALLDSLEGKRGVVRVKPPLPAIKGLFGQPTVVNNVVSLASVPIILSKGAAYYQNYGMGRSRGTLAFQLAGNIKHGGLVEKAFGVTLRELLYDYGGGSASGRPLRAVQAGGPLGAYLPESQWDVPLDYEAYMKINAMVGHGGLVAFDDTVDMAHMAQYAMEFCAIESCGKCTPCRIGSTRGVETIQKIRRREDLDNHVELLRDLCDTLYSGSLCALGGMVPYPVLSALEHFPQDFGLAPKNEPSRLAKA; encoded by the coding sequence ATGACCGCCATTACCGTCTATATCCCCCGCGATACGGCCGCCGTCGCCATGGGCGCACACCAGCTTGCCAGCGAACTGGCGGAACAGGCCCGACTGCGCGGCCAGGATCTGCGCATTGTGCGCAACGGCTCGCGCGGCCTGCTGTGGCTGGAGCCCATGATAGAAGTACAGACCACCGAAGGCCGCGTGGCCTACGGGCCGGTTCAAAGCGAGGATCTGCCCGGACTGCTGGATGCCGGGCTGCTGCACGGCGGCGCGCATGCCCTGCGCCTGGGCCTGACCGAGGACATTCCCTACCTGAAGAACCAGGAGCGGCTGACCTTTGCACGCGTGGGCATCATCGACCCGGTCAGCGTGCCGGACTACATCGCACATGGTGGTTTCGAGGGGCTGCGCCGCGCGCTGAGCATGCAAGCGGCCGAACTGGTTCAAGAGGTGACCGACTCCGGACTGCGTGGCCGCGGCGGTGCCGCTTTTCCCACCGGGATCAAATGGAAAACCGTACTGAATGCGCCTGCGCAGCAAAAGTACATTGTCTGCAACGCCGACGAAGGCGATTCGGGCACATTTTCCGACCGCATGCTGATGGAAGGCGATCCGCTGTGCCTGATCGAAGGCATGGCGATTGCCGGCCTGGCCGTGGGTGCCACCTACGGCTATATCTATGTGCGCTCCGAATACCCCCTGGCCATCCAGGCCCTGAATCAAGCCATCACAGCCGCGCGCGCCGCAGGCTGGCTGGGCCAGGACATTCAAGGCAGCGGCCATGCCTTTGACCTGGAGGTGCGCAAGGCCGCCGGTGCCTACATCTGCGGCGAAGAAACCGCCCTGCTCGACAGTCTGGAAGGCAAACGCGGCGTCGTGCGCGTCAAGCCGCCGCTGCCGGCCATCAAGGGGCTGTTCGGTCAGCCTACGGTGGTCAACAATGTGGTCTCGCTGGCCTCTGTACCCATTATTCTGTCCAAGGGGGCTGCCTATTACCAGAACTACGGCATGGGCCGTTCGCGCGGCACGCTGGCCTTTCAACTGGCTGGCAACATCAAGCACGGTGGCCTGGTGGAAAAAGCCTTTGGGGTCACGCTGCGCGAACTGCTCTACGACTACGGCGGCGGCAGCGCCAGCGGACGGCCACTGCGCGCCGTGCAGGCCGGCGGCCCATTGGGAGCCTACCTGCCCGAAAGTCAGTGGGACGTGCCGCTGGACTACGAAGCCTACATGAAGATCAATGCCATGGTCGGCCACGGCGGCCTGGTGGCCTTTGACGATACGGTAGATATGGCCCACATGGCGCAATACGCCATGGAATTCTGTGCCATCGAATCCTGCGGCAAATGCACGCCTTGCCGCATCGGCTCCACCCGCGGCGTGGAGACTATCCAGAAAATCCGCCGCCGCGAAGACCTGGACAACCATGTCGAGCTGCTGCGCGACTTGTGCGACACCCTGTATTCCGGTTCCCTGTGCGCCCTGGGCGGCATGGTTCCCTACCCCGTTCTGTCCGCCCTGGAGCATTTCCCCCAGGACTTCGGGCTGGCCCCAAAAAACGAACCGAGTCGCCTGGCCAAGGCCTAA
- a CDS encoding GNAT family N-acetyltransferase — protein sequence MSTPGTAQAPLSARHSPDAEPADLLIRPATPEDMHAVQAIYAYHVLHSTATFEETPPDLAEMQARHAHITGQGLPWLVAELEGQIVGYAYAGLYRPRIAYRFTLEDSIYLAQGQVGKGLGKALLARLLAECEKGPWRQMIAVIAGHDNRGSIGLHRALGFTHAGTQVATGYKFQQWIDVVFMQRALGPGNQTHPDANA from the coding sequence ATGTCCACCCCCGGTACTGCGCAAGCCCCCCTTTCAGCCAGGCACTCCCCCGATGCCGAACCCGCCGATCTGCTGATACGCCCGGCCACGCCCGAGGACATGCATGCGGTGCAAGCCATCTACGCCTATCACGTGTTGCACAGCACGGCCACCTTCGAAGAAACTCCGCCGGATCTGGCCGAAATGCAGGCCCGCCATGCGCACATCACCGGCCAGGGACTGCCTTGGCTGGTGGCCGAGCTCGAGGGCCAGATCGTGGGCTATGCCTACGCCGGACTGTACCGCCCCCGCATCGCCTATCGCTTCACACTCGAGGACTCGATCTATCTGGCCCAAGGCCAGGTGGGCAAAGGACTGGGCAAGGCCCTGCTGGCCCGACTGTTGGCTGAATGTGAAAAAGGCCCTTGGCGGCAAATGATCGCGGTCATTGCAGGCCACGATAACCGTGGCTCCATCGGCCTGCATCGCGCCCTGGGCTTTACCCATGCCGGCACCCAAGTCGCCACGGGCTATAAGTTCCAGCAATGGATCGATGTTGTCTTTATGCAGCGCGCCCTGGGTCCTGGCAACCAGACCCACCCGGACGCAAACGCTTGA
- a CDS encoding GtrA family protein gives MSRQILLFILVGTLAAATHWGIVVLAVQTLAVPALLANLLGWLVAFGVSFSGHYWMTFRQQHARLLPALGRFFLVSAAGFAVNEASYAVLLKYSGLRYDLLLGLILIALAVLTFLAGRLWAFRRT, from the coding sequence ATGTCTCGTCAAATACTGCTGTTTATTCTGGTCGGCACCCTGGCCGCCGCCACACACTGGGGCATTGTAGTCCTCGCCGTTCAAACGCTGGCCGTACCGGCTTTACTGGCCAACTTGCTGGGTTGGCTAGTGGCCTTCGGCGTATCGTTCAGTGGGCATTACTGGATGACTTTCCGGCAGCAGCATGCGCGGCTGCTGCCCGCGCTGGGCCGCTTCTTTCTGGTGTCGGCTGCTGGCTTCGCCGTGAACGAAGCCAGCTATGCGGTGCTGCTGAAATACAGCGGCCTGCGTTACGACCTGTTGCTGGGCCTGATTCTTATTGCCCTGGCTGTACTGACGTTTCTGGCCGGCCGCCTGTGGGCTTTTCGTCGCACATGA
- a CDS encoding substrate-binding domain-containing protein codes for MANLKFKARLRSEWVLENAGGAELPMRDVLRLLGAIESLGHLSGASKACQFSYRHAWGLLRNAEKEFDAALLETSRRKGTKLTEFAQRLLWANRRLEARLTPTLESMASELQEELGRLYSHQTAHLRFQASHGFAIEGLMRLANDMDMLPLELRYRTAIEALASLERGDCDLAGFQVPLGQFESAALRRYGEWLSPVRHRLIFLSSRNTGLFVEKGNPKNISGIADLVRPDVRFVNRQIGSSTRFLATLLLGQLGVNTSAVPGFETTELTHMAVAAHVASGMADTGLGVETAACRCGLDFIPLAQERYFIAVQQETLDSAPMQKLMALITGPAYGQFMQELVGYDPQGMGRILTLEQAFGQPADLFWR; via the coding sequence ATGGCTAATCTAAAATTCAAGGCCAGGCTGCGTTCAGAATGGGTGCTGGAAAATGCGGGTGGCGCGGAACTTCCCATGCGGGATGTGTTGCGTCTGCTCGGTGCCATCGAGAGCCTTGGGCATTTGTCCGGGGCTAGCAAGGCTTGCCAGTTTTCTTATCGCCATGCCTGGGGCTTGCTGCGCAATGCAGAAAAAGAATTCGACGCTGCTTTGTTGGAAACGTCGCGGCGCAAGGGCACCAAGCTGACCGAATTTGCCCAGCGTCTGCTGTGGGCCAATCGTCGGCTGGAAGCGCGTCTGACGCCCACGCTCGAGAGCATGGCGTCCGAGCTGCAAGAGGAGCTGGGCCGTCTGTATAGTCACCAGACGGCTCATTTGCGCTTTCAGGCCAGTCACGGCTTTGCCATCGAAGGGCTGATGCGCCTGGCCAACGATATGGATATGCTGCCGCTAGAGCTGCGTTATCGCACCGCCATCGAGGCGCTGGCCTCGCTGGAGCGTGGCGATTGCGATCTGGCGGGTTTTCAGGTGCCGCTCGGGCAGTTCGAGAGCGCGGCGCTGCGGCGCTATGGCGAGTGGCTGTCGCCTGTGCGGCATCGCCTGATTTTTCTGTCCTCGCGCAATACCGGCTTGTTTGTGGAAAAAGGCAATCCCAAGAACATCAGCGGCATCGCCGATCTGGTCAGGCCGGATGTGCGTTTCGTGAATCGACAGATTGGTTCCAGCACCCGTTTTCTGGCGACCTTGCTATTGGGCCAACTGGGGGTAAACACCAGTGCGGTGCCGGGTTTTGAAACCACAGAATTGACGCATATGGCCGTGGCGGCCCATGTGGCCAGCGGCATGGCCGATACCGGTCTGGGGGTGGAGACGGCCGCATGTCGCTGCGGGCTGGATTTCATTCCGTTGGCGCAGGAACGATACTTTATTGCCGTACAGCAAGAGACGCTCGACAGCGCGCCTATGCAGAAATTGATGGCCTTGATCACCGGGCCGGCGTATGGGCAGTTCATGCAGGAGCTGGTCGGTTACGATCCGCAGGGCATGGGACGCATTTTGACGCTGGAACAGGCGTTCGGCCAGCCGGCCGATCTGTTCTGGCGCTGA
- the fdhF gene encoding formate dehydrogenase subunit alpha — translation MKETIAVRERDLGTPASELTDTVNLTIDGKLIEVPAGTSVMRAAALAGINIPKLCATDTLEAFGSCRLCLVDIEGRRGHPASCTTPVEEGMVVHTENDTLHKLRRNVMELYISDHPLDCLTCPANGNCELQDMAGVVGLRSVRYGFDGANHLDDATDASNPYFAYDSSKCIVCNRCVRACEEVQGTFALTIDKRGFQARVAAGQNDDFLASDCVSCGACVQSCPTSSLMEKSVIELGQPEHAVITTCAYCGVGCGFKAEMKGDKVIRMTPWKDGKANRGHACVKGRFAWGYATHQDRILNPMIRKSISDPWQEVSWDEAIDYAASEFRRIQDQYGRDSVGGITSSRCTNEETYLVQKLVRAAFGTNNVDTCARVCHSPTGYGLKMTLGESAGTQTFDSVMHTDVIVVIGANPSAAHPVFASRLKRRLRQGARLIVIDPRQTELVSSPHIQADFHLPLRPGTNTALLTAMAHVIATEHLIAESYVAERCDTAAFEEWRTFVSQPENSPEAMAEVCGVPAQNIRGAARLYATGGNGSIYYGLGVTEHSQGSTTVMAIANLAMATGNVGREGVGVNPLRGQNNVQGSCDMGSFPHEFPGYRHVSDDTVRHQFEQAWGVPLQSEPGLRIPNMFDAALSGSFKGLYCQGEDIVQSDPNTQHVAAAMAAMECVVVQDLFLNETAKYAHVFLPGSSFLEKDGTFTNAERRISRVRQVMQPKAGMADWEVTCALARALGYPMNYEHPGQIMDEIAHLTPTFAGVSYARIDELGGSVQWPCNEQAPEGTPTMHIDHFVRGKGRFMLTQYVPTEERSSRKFPLLLTTGRILSQYNVGAQTRRTDNVTWHSEDLLEIHPVDAEDRGIRSGDRVSVKSRSGETALRATVTERVQPGVVYTTFHFPESGANVVTTDNSDWATNCPEYKVTAVQIQRVTAESDWQNRWNRFNDIQQRLLQGQPTPPDSQPLGDHEHAHH, via the coding sequence ATGAAAGAAACCATCGCCGTACGCGAACGCGACCTGGGCACGCCCGCCTCGGAACTGACGGACACCGTCAATCTGACCATTGACGGCAAACTGATCGAAGTGCCGGCCGGCACCTCCGTCATGCGCGCCGCCGCCCTGGCAGGCATCAACATCCCCAAACTATGCGCCACCGACACACTGGAAGCCTTCGGTTCATGTCGCCTGTGCCTGGTCGATATCGAAGGCCGCCGCGGGCATCCGGCCTCTTGCACGACTCCTGTCGAAGAAGGCATGGTCGTACATACCGAAAACGACACCCTGCACAAGCTGCGGCGCAACGTAATGGAGCTGTACATCTCCGACCACCCGCTGGACTGCCTGACTTGCCCGGCCAACGGCAACTGCGAATTGCAGGACATGGCCGGGGTCGTGGGCCTGCGCAGCGTGCGCTACGGTTTTGACGGAGCCAACCACCTGGACGATGCTACCGACGCCTCCAATCCCTATTTCGCCTACGACTCCAGCAAATGCATTGTCTGCAACCGCTGCGTGCGCGCCTGCGAAGAAGTCCAGGGGACGTTTGCGCTGACCATAGACAAACGCGGTTTCCAGGCCCGCGTGGCCGCCGGCCAGAACGACGACTTTTTGGCCAGCGACTGCGTTTCCTGCGGTGCCTGTGTGCAATCCTGCCCAACGTCCTCGCTGATGGAAAAATCCGTCATCGAACTGGGCCAGCCCGAACACGCCGTCATCACCACCTGCGCCTACTGCGGCGTGGGCTGCGGCTTCAAGGCCGAAATGAAGGGCGACAAGGTCATACGCATGACGCCCTGGAAAGACGGCAAGGCCAACCGGGGCCACGCCTGCGTCAAGGGCCGCTTTGCCTGGGGCTACGCAACCCACCAGGACCGCATCCTGAACCCCATGATACGCAAAAGCATCAGCGATCCCTGGCAGGAAGTCTCCTGGGACGAAGCAATCGACTACGCCGCCTCCGAGTTCCGCCGTATCCAGGACCAGTACGGCCGCGACTCGGTCGGCGGCATTACTTCTTCGCGCTGCACAAACGAAGAAACCTACCTGGTGCAAAAACTGGTACGCGCCGCCTTCGGCACCAACAACGTCGATACCTGCGCGCGCGTATGCCACTCGCCGACTGGCTATGGCCTGAAGATGACGCTGGGCGAATCGGCCGGCACGCAAACCTTCGACTCTGTCATGCACACCGATGTGATCGTGGTGATCGGTGCCAACCCCAGCGCCGCCCACCCCGTGTTCGCCTCGCGCCTGAAACGACGCCTGCGCCAGGGCGCGCGGCTGATCGTGATCGATCCGCGCCAGACCGAACTGGTCAGTTCCCCGCATATCCAGGCCGATTTCCACCTACCCCTGCGTCCCGGCACCAACACGGCCCTATTGACCGCCATGGCGCACGTCATTGCTACCGAGCACCTGATTGCCGAAAGCTATGTGGCCGAGCGCTGCGACACCGCTGCGTTTGAGGAATGGCGCACTTTTGTCAGCCAGCCGGAAAATTCGCCCGAAGCCATGGCCGAGGTCTGCGGCGTGCCTGCCCAGAACATCCGCGGGGCGGCCCGCCTGTACGCCACCGGCGGCAACGGCTCGATTTACTACGGCCTGGGCGTAACCGAACACAGCCAGGGCTCCACCACCGTCATGGCGATTGCCAATCTGGCCATGGCCACTGGCAACGTCGGCCGCGAAGGCGTGGGCGTCAATCCGCTGCGCGGTCAGAACAATGTGCAGGGCTCCTGCGATATGGGCTCCTTCCCGCACGAATTCCCCGGCTACCGCCACGTCTCCGACGACACGGTGCGCCATCAGTTCGAGCAAGCCTGGGGCGTGCCTTTGCAATCCGAACCCGGTCTGCGCATCCCCAATATGTTCGACGCCGCGCTGAGCGGCAGCTTCAAGGGCTTGTACTGCCAAGGCGAGGACATCGTCCAATCCGACCCGAACACGCAACACGTCGCGGCCGCGATGGCCGCCATGGAATGCGTGGTGGTGCAGGACCTGTTCCTGAACGAAACTGCCAAATACGCGCACGTTTTCCTGCCAGGCTCGTCCTTCCTGGAAAAAGACGGCACCTTTACCAATGCCGAACGCCGCATCTCGCGCGTGCGCCAGGTCATGCAGCCCAAAGCCGGCATGGCCGACTGGGAAGTGACCTGCGCGCTGGCGCGCGCTCTGGGCTACCCCATGAACTACGAGCACCCCGGTCAGATCATGGACGAAATCGCGCACCTGACTCCGACCTTTGCTGGCGTCTCCTACGCCCGCATCGACGAGCTGGGCGGCAGCGTGCAATGGCCGTGCAACGAGCAGGCTCCCGAGGGCACGCCGACCATGCACATCGACCACTTCGTGCGCGGCAAGGGCCGCTTCATGCTGACGCAGTACGTGCCCACCGAAGAGCGCAGCAGCCGCAAATTCCCGCTGCTGCTAACCACGGGTCGCATCCTGTCGCAATACAACGTCGGGGCCCAGACGCGCCGCACCGACAACGTCACCTGGCATTCGGAAGACTTGCTGGAAATCCACCCGGTCGATGCCGAAGATCGCGGCATACGCAGCGGCGACAGAGTGTCGGTCAAGAGCCGCTCGGGCGAAACGGCGTTGCGCGCCACGGTGACCGAACGGGTGCAGCCGGGGGTGGTCTATACTACTTTCCACTTCCCGGAGTCGGGGGCCAACGTGGTCACTACGGACAATTCGGACTGGGCAACCAACTGCCCCGAGTACAAAGTGACCGCCGTGCAAATCCAGCGCGTAACGGCCGAATCCGATTGGCAGAACCGCTGGAATCGTTTCAACGATATCCAACAACGCCTGCTGCAAGGCCAGCCAACGCCGCCCGACTCCCAGCCCCTGGGCGACCACGAGCACGCCCACCACTAA
- a CDS encoding formate dehydrogenase subunit delta: protein MNIAPLIPMANRIGLFFEALSDRQQGLDEIAEHIRKFWDPRMRRALLDFIDQHPDGKSEAGELTPIVLEAVIQHRQQLEPRA, encoded by the coding sequence ATGAACATTGCTCCCCTGATTCCCATGGCCAATCGCATCGGCCTGTTCTTCGAGGCCCTGAGCGACCGCCAGCAAGGGCTGGATGAAATCGCCGAACACATCCGCAAATTCTGGGACCCGCGCATGCGCCGCGCCCTGCTGGACTTTATCGACCAGCACCCCGACGGCAAAAGCGAAGCCGGCGAACTGACCCCTATCGTGCTCGAGGCCGTCATTCAACACCGCCAACAACTGGAGCCACGCGCCTGA
- a CDS encoding universal stress protein: protein MFKKILIPTDGSVLSAQAANKGVSFARQVGAEIVALHVTQPFAATVGFDGMAAAYAITDEDYDKTAKEQSKKYLQQILDRAETAGVKATGKSVSNFNVADGIVQAAEQEGCDLIFIGSHGRSGLSRLLLGSVTIKVLNMAKNTVLVYRVKEAD from the coding sequence ATGTTCAAGAAGATTCTTATTCCTACCGATGGTTCCGTCCTGTCTGCCCAGGCCGCCAACAAGGGCGTTTCGTTCGCCCGTCAGGTCGGCGCGGAAATCGTGGCCTTGCATGTGACACAGCCTTTTGCTGCCACGGTCGGCTTTGACGGCATGGCCGCTGCGTATGCCATTACCGACGAAGATTACGACAAGACCGCCAAGGAACAGTCCAAAAAGTATTTGCAGCAGATTCTGGACCGTGCCGAGACGGCCGGCGTGAAGGCCACCGGCAAGTCGGTGTCCAACTTCAATGTGGCCGATGGCATTGTGCAGGCCGCCGAGCAGGAAGGTTGCGATCTGATCTTCATCGGCAGTCACGGGCGCAGTGGTTTGTCGCGCTTGCTGTTGGGCAGCGTCACCATCAAAGTGCTGAACATGGCCAAGAACACGGTGTTGGTGTATCGCGTCAAGGAAGCCGACTGA
- a CDS encoding formate dehydrogenase subunit gamma, producing MQLPPDAQAFEPSDQAPVDLVMQALQQHAGQKGALLPILHTIQDALGYLPESIVPVLSEHLALSRAEIHGVISFYAHFRTQAHACRTLEICRAEACQARGGLELAAHARRRLNCDFHENSSDGQITLEPVYCLGLCAQSPAIMLDGIPHARVTPEKLDALLNPKGVMP from the coding sequence ATGCAACTACCCCCCGACGCACAGGCGTTCGAGCCATCCGATCAGGCTCCCGTGGACCTTGTCATGCAAGCCCTGCAGCAACACGCCGGCCAGAAAGGCGCACTGCTGCCCATTCTGCACACCATTCAGGACGCATTGGGCTACTTGCCCGAATCCATCGTGCCTGTCCTGTCCGAGCACCTGGCGCTGTCGCGCGCGGAGATTCACGGCGTCATCTCCTTTTACGCCCACTTTCGTACGCAAGCCCATGCCTGTAGAACCCTGGAAATCTGTCGGGCGGAAGCCTGTCAGGCGCGCGGCGGCCTGGAGCTGGCCGCGCATGCCCGTCGACGCCTGAACTGCGATTTCCACGAAAACAGCAGCGACGGGCAGATCACCCTGGAACCGGTGTACTGCCTGGGCCTGTGTGCGCAGTCGCCCGCCATCATGCTCGATGGCATTCCGCACGCCCGCGTCACCCCCGAAAAGCTCGACGCCTTGCTCAACCCAAAAGGTGTGATGCCATGA
- the fdhD gene encoding formate dehydrogenase accessory sulfurtransferase FdhD, with product MSKADFHQASATATVWRQARTTTGQTGALPLADSDSLACEQAVALEYNGISHAALLCSPTDLEDLAYGFSVTEGIIRDASDIRAIDLQEDERGSLLQIEIASACLHQLKARRRQLAGRTGCGLCGLESLNEVRRHLPTLPVPQHSPQADAIFRALDALRDSQPLHRLTGATHAAAWCTLQGQILAVREDVGRHNALDKLLGHLLRQGIDPRQGMVLISSRASFEMVQKAAAVGIPFVVAVSAPTRYAVQIADELGVMLAAFARDRAFTLYSHPHYLNTAESVSATTP from the coding sequence GTGAGCAAGGCGGATTTTCATCAAGCCAGCGCCACCGCCACTGTCTGGCGGCAGGCGCGCACCACCACAGGCCAAACCGGCGCGCTGCCACTGGCCGATAGCGACAGCCTGGCCTGCGAACAGGCGGTGGCCCTGGAATACAACGGCATCAGCCATGCCGCCTTGCTGTGCAGCCCTACCGACCTGGAAGACCTGGCCTACGGCTTTTCGGTGACGGAAGGCATCATCCGCGACGCCAGTGATATCCGCGCCATAGACCTGCAAGAGGACGAGCGCGGCAGCCTGCTGCAGATTGAGATTGCCAGCGCCTGCCTGCATCAGCTCAAGGCACGCCGTCGCCAACTGGCCGGACGCACCGGCTGCGGCCTGTGCGGACTGGAAAGTCTGAACGAGGTGCGCCGCCACCTGCCCACCCTGCCCGTCCCGCAGCACAGCCCGCAAGCCGATGCCATTTTTCGCGCCCTGGATGCGCTGCGCGACAGCCAGCCCCTGCATCGCCTGACCGGTGCCACCCACGCGGCGGCCTGGTGCACACTGCAAGGCCAGATCCTGGCCGTGCGCGAGGATGTGGGCCGCCACAACGCCCTGGACAAACTGCTGGGCCACCTGCTGCGCCAGGGCATCGATCCGCGTCAGGGCATGGTCTTGATTTCCAGCCGCGCCAGCTTCGAGATGGTTCAGAAAGCCGCCGCCGTCGGCATACCCTTTGTGGTGGCCGTCTCCGCTCCCACCCGCTATGCCGTGCAGATTGCCGACGAACTGGGCGTGATGCTGGCCGCCTTTGCCCGCGACCGCGCTTTCACGCTCTACAGCCACCCCCACTACCTGAATACCGCCGAATCCGTGTCGGCCACCACACCATGA
- a CDS encoding ChbG/HpnK family deacetylase: protein MAKERQISICADDFGMAPAVDAAVLALEQIGRLSGTSCLVDGASFAQNAPALRQTRLQKGLHLNFTEFGAQEGVYAMPLKRVIVLSFLHKLDPDRIKASIARQLDRFEQALGQAPDYIDGHQHVHQLPQIRQALLDEMQRRYPHRMPWLRYTGAQRLGNSFSLGERFKARVIAALGADALAHLAVAKGVTLNTGFTGVYDFKGGQARYSRLVQAWLAAMRHGDSLMCHPALEAVPGDPLGAQRLAEYQVLSGSDMEQWLDRYSLRIA from the coding sequence GTGGCAAAAGAAAGGCAGATCAGTATTTGTGCGGATGATTTCGGCATGGCACCAGCCGTGGATGCTGCCGTGCTGGCGCTGGAGCAGATCGGTCGCCTGTCGGGGACCTCGTGCCTGGTCGACGGTGCCAGCTTTGCTCAAAATGCGCCGGCGTTGCGTCAGACCCGTCTGCAAAAGGGCCTGCACTTGAATTTTACCGAGTTCGGGGCTCAAGAAGGCGTGTATGCCATGCCGCTCAAGCGGGTGATCGTGCTCAGTTTTCTGCACAAGCTGGACCCGGACAGGATCAAGGCCAGCATTGCACGGCAGTTGGATCGTTTTGAACAGGCGCTGGGACAGGCCCCCGACTATATCGATGGCCATCAGCATGTGCATCAGTTGCCCCAGATCCGTCAGGCGCTGCTCGATGAAATGCAGCGTCGCTATCCACACCGCATGCCCTGGCTGCGTTACACAGGGGCGCAGCGGCTGGGCAACAGTTTTAGTCTGGGCGAACGCTTCAAGGCGCGGGTCATCGCGGCCTTGGGGGCGGATGCGCTGGCTCATCTGGCCGTTGCCAAGGGCGTGACATTAAATACCGGCTTTACCGGTGTCTATGATTTCAAGGGCGGGCAGGCACGTTATAGCCGTCTGGTGCAGGCGTGGCTGGCCGCGATGCGGCATGGCGACAGTCTGATGTGTCACCCGGCGCTGGAGGCTGTGCCGGGCGATCCACTGGGTGCGCAGCGCCTGGCCGAATACCAGGTGCTGTCCGGGTCCGATATGGAGCAATGGCTGGATCGCTACAGCTTGCGCATTGCCTGA
- a CDS encoding TIGR01244 family sulfur transferase, giving the protein MSLPYQSLTEQFAVAPQLSEQDMQAVADAGFKSVIINRPDMEGGPDQPMSADVMQAAQAAGLAVYYQPVVGSAITVADVDRFAELLQELPKPILAYCRSGNRCAALFRAATES; this is encoded by the coding sequence ATGTCGCTTCCCTACCAATCCTTGACCGAGCAGTTTGCGGTGGCTCCTCAGTTATCGGAACAGGATATGCAGGCGGTAGCCGATGCCGGCTTCAAGAGCGTCATCATCAATCGTCCCGATATGGAAGGCGGGCCAGATCAGCCCATGTCGGCCGATGTCATGCAGGCGGCTCAAGCGGCCGGCCTGGCCGTGTATTATCAGCCAGTGGTCGGCAGTGCCATTACGGTAGCCGATGTGGATCGTTTCGCCGAGTTGCTGCAGGAGTTGCCCAAGCCTATTTTGGCCTATTGCCGCAGCGGCAATCGTTGCGCTGCTTTGTTTCGTGCAGCCACCGAATCCTGA